The window CTTTAACAGGTTTTATTTGACAATGCTACAGGCACACAGGTGTAGTGGTATATGGAAATGAGTACTTCTTTGGGGGAGGCATCCAGCATGCTCCTGCTGGAACTACACCCTATGGAACACCAGTGCGGGTGGTGGACTTGGGCACCACACATGTGCCCAAGGAGCTATTTGAGGAGTATTTGCAGGAGATAAGCCCACGATACACAGCTGAAACCTACAGCTTGCTAAGGCACAATTGCAACAATTTCAGCAATGAGGTTGCTCAGTTCTTGGTGGGAGCCACTATTCCAGATGACATCCTGAAGCTCCCTAATGAAGTGATGGACAGCCCAATGGGAGCTATGATATGTGAGTCCTCCATCGCCTTGTAAGATTGAACTTTGTTTTGTCGTTGGTGGAAGATTGGTTCCATCACTGTTATGCTTGCTTCATGGAAAAATGAATGTTGTGTGTTTAGCATCGTTAGCTTTACAATCTTTCAACATTTTGTATGACTGGTGGTGGTGTGCAGTGCCCATgatccaacagctagaaatgacATTGAGACAAGGTGCCGTTCCTCAAGCCCCTCAGTTCAGGCCGTCTGCAACAACCCAGCCACCACAACGTAAGACTACTGTTTCAGCACCAAAAGCATCCGGCGGCTCTAATACATCAGCCAAAGACGCACCAAAGAACAACAATGATGGCAAGCCTGCGGATTCCAGCAGCCATGCCAGTGATACTGGAAATGCATCTGAAAAGAAGCTGCTGGACAGGAATGTGCCGCCTGCAGTCAAGCCTGCTGAAGTGCAAGAGAAAAAGGTGAATGGAGTTGCAGTAGACCCTCTGGGAGATGCCCGGAACAGGGTGCAAGAAGAGATATGCAAGGAATTTGCAGCGATAATGGCGACTGAGACACTGCATGCAAGCGAGGCAGCAGCACTTGCTACCAGGAGAGTGATGGAAAGACATGGGAGGACAAACGTTCCTGTGACACGGGGTTAGAGAAATAAGAGGTTTTACGAGAAAGAGACACCATTTTAGAAGCATTATGGTAGTTGAATTTCTCAACTGTGCAGATCGTACCATTGATCATTACACcaaaccctttttttttgttgtttgtcGGTTTAACCATGCCTGTTCTTTACTGGGGTTCTTTTACCATCTTGTGAAGTGACTGAATTTTCTCAAGGACTCGCAGCTGGAGTTTgtgctctctctctcatttatcaGTCTTTCTGGCTGGTGCTAGCTCTCATTCTCTGAAAACAGTGGGACCCAGTTTGGAGGGTTGATTCTATCATGGGTGTGTGTCCATTTGAACGTGTTTGTGTCCGCAGTATTTCCTGTGACAGTTGGGCTAGGGTTTTAAGTATCTATATGGTGTCTGCCCTCGGCAATATTATCCATTGTGTTAATGAAGCATCGCTGGAGCCCTTCTCCACGTTGGGTGATCttatccaaacatgaaatcaatggtACATGTGGTGGGTTGGATTACAAATCGATTGAGGATGGCTTATGATTAGCATTATAGCCCTCACTTGTCTTCATTTTATCCCATTGAATATTAACCGTTGGCTTCTCTACCATCTATTTTATCTTAATTATCAAGAGGATTGGAATGGGAAATAGATGTGAACTCTGAATCACAAGCCATCAATGGTAGGGTCCAGCATATGGATGGACCAAATCAGTCCATCCATGTACCTTGTATCTTGGAAGGCTTTTCCATGTTTAGAGAGATGGCATTGGATTGGATactaccttggggcccaccttgatgtatgtattctctatccatgccttccattcatttagcaagatcattttagggcatgagcccaaaaatgaagttccaaatctcaggtggaccatgctatgataaactgtggtgattgaatgccccaccataaaaaacttcctagggctgaccttaatgtttatttgccatccaacctgttaataaggttacataaatctggataaaaggaaaaaaaatattaacttgatctaaaactttgtggcccataataagtttttaatagtcaatcaccactgtttgctATGGTATGGTCAGCCTGTGattgggatctgcttcatttttaaaatgatctggaaaaatggatggatggccaggatatagtatacttacatcaatgtgggcaCCCCAGTAAGGACTgcacccaatccgctccccaGAGAGAGAATGCTTCAGTCCCTGGGTCTTTAACCGTGCATCTTGGACGAATGTTTTTTATAAGATAAATGAGAAAGGGGAAGTGAGAACTGGAATTGTCTAATAATTACTTTCTTTTACAGGTTGCTGTTTGGATCATTTGTCTGTGGGGAGGTGAGAACGGATTAGGTGACACCGGGACGGTgctgcccttaccatggggcccacgttgatgtatctattctgtatctatcctctccatccatttttccataccattttagggcatgatcccaaaattgaagaaggtccaaatatcaggtggaccatactctaggacacagtattgattgaacgccCTTCCATTGGGCGCACCTTAATACTTCcgcagtgtttatttgccatccaatccgttcgtaAGGTCACgtatatcagctcgatccaaattagatacatcaaggtgggccccaaagtaaGGTCTGCATCGATCTGGTGAGGCTCGGGTCTCACATAATCCGCTCCCAAGAGTCATCAGCCATGACCAAGATGCacgcacacgtgccaatatggcacCATGTTCAAGAGATCCCTAACCATCCATCATTgtcgagaaatttacaactgtatgACCCATTtacatttttgggcccacttcttTTTACGTCGCGAGAATAATCCCCATACGTATGGACGACTTGCCCaaggttgaaaatgcccctgctttttcataAATGTGATTTGTGAAAGCTGGGGCttcctatggctacagattataaccgtagccataaccatgGCCCATGCTTTTTCGATATGTACTTTGATATGTATCGAAAGTCTTTCTATGTAattgaaaaaggtccaaaacCGTATAGCGaatttgcctcaaaaatcctgtaATTTTCGGCATATGAAAAtctacttttaccaacgaaaattttcgtcggtaaatccacactttttgtaggtaaaaggttttatcgacgaattttttcgtcggtaaaaaaccgGAGGTAAAGTTTTTTATTGATGAAGGTAACACTTTTGCCGACGAattgtttcgtcggtaaaaaataagtaaaaaacttttatcgacgaattttttcgtaggtaaaaatatttacaaagcTTTTACACCTAAGgacaaaacttttaccaacgatttatttcgtaggtaaaaatatttcacgatacaAAATATTTACAGAACTTTTACCTACGATTGTTTTCGTCGGTACAAATATTTCAAACTTTTATGCCGAATTTTCCGTCGATAAAAAATaggtaaaaaacttttaccgacgatttatTTCGTAGGTATACATATTTCACGAtacaaaatatttacaaaacttttacctacggttttttttcgtaggtacaaaTATTTCACGAAACTTTTATaaaacttttatcgacgaattgtttcgtcgataaaaaataagtaaaagattgttttcgtaggtaaaatatttcatgcttttacctatgaaacatTTGGTAGGGAAaattatttacaaaacttttccctacgaaatgtttcgtaggcATGGATGGGCTTTTTCttaggtaaaagtctctctttttctcttttttttttttttcaatattctagctcaactcgactcaatcttggctcgaactcggctcgaattggcccgagctactaACTGAATCGagacgagttggccagtcaggctcgaggaccgagctgagccgagttcgagctgaggtcaactagtggcaaagccaagtcaagctaaggccagctcgagttggttcgactcaatgtacacccctatacTTGGTTGCTGGAAAAGATCGAGTAGTTGGGGAGCTAGACGAGGTTCCAGTGGGATATATTGAGCTTCATCATTAGTTAATAGATTTCAATTTCAGATTTGTGTACTTTTGATATTTGAGTTATATAAGTCTTACATGGGCATtgcatttggaatttttatttttatttttgttataatTGAAAAATTCTCATTCAATACATGGTTTACTCTGCTAATAATTATTGCTAATTTTGATTGATGATAAGATTGTTTAAATTTAAACTTGAATTTTAAAGGTTAATgttcaaatttttagaaaatgGGTAGTATACTTGAGTTTCAAGAATCAGAGTGTTACAGAAGTCCTCTGACTTGTAAGATGTAAAGAATTCCTTGCAAAGAGTAGCATGATATGAAACACCAATGTCGATGACCCAATCTATATCTTGATAAGCGAGATTGAGACATACATGGTCACAACCCGAGAAGATAATAATATCACCGTCTGAGACAACTCCGGTTATGTCATTCTCTTATTGCTtttccttccctttttctttttcttcttatttttggtCTTTCGAAACTCATTTTGGTAATGGCCTAGCTTACCACAATTATAACAACTAATATCATGTCTTAACTTGGATTTGCCTCTTGACTTCTCATAATAGTAAGGCTTTCTACTTTTGCTTCTTCCCCTATTTTCTGTGACAAGTGCATTTGACTGAGAAAAACCTAATAGATTACTTGTTACTTGGCTCATTGTGACAACTCGATCTAGAGCGGAATTACTAAGTAATACCACTAGTGTCTCCCAACTTTCTAGCAAAGAACTAAGAAGTAGCAAAACCTCTAACTCATCATCTAGCATCATCTTCATAAAAGCGAATTGATCGACAATACTTTGAATGTTGTTCAAATGCTATGCAATTGAGATTCCTCATCTATACTTTAAATTCATGAGCTTCCTAATCATAAAAAAACCATGTTACCTACGGTCTTTCTCTTATAtaacccttcttttttttttctttttttcttttttcaaagtgATTGGGCCGAAGTTTCTAACAACACATGATAAAAGACattatcatccaaccattgtcaaATGAAACCAATGGTTTTCCGGTCTCATTTCTTCCACCCATCATTGGTCATATCTTTCGGTTTAGCCCTATCGTCTTCATCGGGTGTGTACAAGTCCTTGCAAACAATAAGTCTTCCATTTTGGTTTTCCAAATCATCCAATTGTTTTCATTCAAACCAACCATTTTGACTTGTGCTTACCTCCATGCTTCGCACACAAAATAATTGAAACAAAACCCAAAGCTCTGATACAACTTGTTGGGAAAACCACACACATTTCCCTTCTATGTGCAAATCAATGAGATTAACAACTTGGGATTGTAGAAACCCCAAACACAACCCCTGGAGAAGGCAACCGAAGAAGCCGACGTTGTGGGTGGACCTTCACGAACCCATATGTGAATATTTCAGTAGTAAAAGGCTTTTATTCTCATCTTCTACAAAACCCTTTCTCCCTTTTTCATTCTCATTTTTTCCTCTTAGAAAGAAAAATCCTTTTGTTGCCACCAAACTCTCTCTAGGAAAaagccattttttttttgtttttctttgctTGGCTAAAAGACCAAAATACCCCACTAGGGCCATGTGGAAAAAATGACTACTTAAGCcaacacatgtgggtcccacctccccATGAGGAGGGACCCCCAACATCGGTCCCcactaaaaacttattgggagctgcataagttttggatcaagctggtatttgtatttGTTTACATTGGCTTCATTGGCTTGACATGGCTTAAACCAACAAACAAAATGCCACAAAGTGTTGACATACTCGTAAGGAAACCAATGAATAAACCTACTTGCAATTGGAAAAAATTGAAACCAATGAATAAATTTACTCGCAAACGGAAAAGATAGTAGATGTTTATATGTAATTGACACATATCTTGTCAGGAAAACCAAGCACCCAAAGACATATATACTGTCATTTAACCTATGACACATGACCAACAGGTGCAAGCCATGCTCTACTTGCAACGCGTAAAGGAAGCCTTGTGAAAATTAGCGTTATTGATTTCTTACTTAACCAAGAGTTATACAACATAACTCTTGTCTCGAGAGAGTTGCATCCAAATAATATATATGACCTTTCCAAAGATTACAAAACTAGACTCAGGGAGCAGGAAGCCATCCAAATACATAAATATCGCCGCTTATAGCAGCGTAATGCCTAACTGACTCAAATCTAAATAGAAACATTTCTATTTCAGTTCAAGATCCTTTGAAAGTCTTTGATTCCTGGTGTAAAAGAGAGCTTACCGGAGAGCATGATCATGCAGCTGACAGTTGGCAGAAAAGACGAGCGGTCTACCACCATTAAATACACACTCAAAGGGTTAGTAGCATTCAATTTGAAGCCGATCGCAATCGATATTAGCATGCCGCAAATTACACACACGCAACACTTGGACAGATACTAAACCAATAAGACATTCCTCgccatttttaggctcatgccctaaaataatgtcaaactagacggacggcgtggataaagaacgcatacatcaaggtgggtccacggtaAGGGCTACGCTGTCTCGGGTGAGGTGCGGGCCCACACCTAATTCGCTAACGCCACCCTCACCgaatcggacgcggattagctactgacaggttgagcagcgtgtctagctactgaagtgacgttaccaagttctgtgggccctaccataatgtatgtatcgtATCAATAGTAGGGCATGTTCctaagaatgagtcaaatccaatgctgtaggacccaccacagaaaagagtgggaGAGTaacgccaccattgaaaccttcttaaggtcgaTCGTGATGTTTGTTTGAGATCCAACTGGTTCATGTGTTAACTCAGAtatgaaagaaggtaaaacacaaatatcaccttggttgaaaacttttgtagccattagaattttttaatggtggtcatcaCTCTCTCccctgttttgtgtggtgtggtccacttgagctttttatttgactcattctttggctaaagctccaaaatgaactctcaaaatggatggatggtgtggatacaaaacatacataatggtggggatccatggagcttggtgacgccacttcagTGGCCTGTCTCACTGCTCAACCTGTCGGTAGCCAATCCGGATTACCACCGAATCCGGTTCCCCCGATTACGCGGCGTTTGCAGGACCCCGAAGGAATCATACCCATCCATTATCGGATTAAGTGTTACTAGGTAACCTTAGTCGAAGTTACCCTTAATGTAGGTCTCATTTtaataatgtgttgtatatctacgccatccatccgtttttccagaccattttcatgcaatttctttttttaaaaaaagaagagcagattcaaatctcaggtggaccacaccacaggaaatagttttgATTGAACGGCcaatgttaaaaacttcctagggttcacATTAAAGACTACTCTAatttttcttttccatccaacccgttgataaaggTCAATCAGACCCGAAGTTAGGAAAAatctaaagatcatcttgatttgaaacttttattgcccacaaaaatattttaataatcgTTCATCACTATTTCagttagtgtggtccacatgagatttggatctacttaagttttataataaagc is drawn from Magnolia sinica isolate HGM2019 chromosome 5, MsV1, whole genome shotgun sequence and contains these coding sequences:
- the LOC131245811 gene encoding uncharacterized protein LOC131245811 isoform X1, with product MEEDGYKVSLNVYDLSQGLARQLSTTFLGKAIDGIWHTGVVVYGNEYFFGGGIQHAPAGTTPYGTPVRVVDLGTTHVPKELFEEYLQEISPRYTAETYSLLRHNCNNFSNEVAQFLVGATIPDDILKLPNEVMDSPMGAMILPMIQQLEMTLRQGAVPQAPQFRPSATTQPPQRKTTVSAPKASGGSNTSAKDAPKNNNDGKPADSSSHASDTGNASEKKLLDRNVPPAVKPAEVQEKKVNGVAVDPLGDARNRVQEEICKEFAAIMATETLHASEAAALATRRVMERHGRTNVPVTRG
- the LOC131245811 gene encoding uncharacterized protein LOC131245811 isoform X2 — translated: MPHTSERHTGVVVYGNEYFFGGGIQHAPAGTTPYGTPVRVVDLGTTHVPKELFEEYLQEISPRYTAETYSLLRHNCNNFSNEVAQFLVGATIPDDILKLPNEVMDSPMGAMILPMIQQLEMTLRQGAVPQAPQFRPSATTQPPQRKTTVSAPKASGGSNTSAKDAPKNNNDGKPADSSSHASDTGNASEKKLLDRNVPPAVKPAEVQEKKVNGVAVDPLGDARNRVQEEICKEFAAIMATETLHASEAAALATRRVMERHGRTNVPVTRG